One part of the Candidatus Woesearchaeota archaeon genome encodes these proteins:
- a CDS encoding nucleotidyltransferase domain-containing protein, translated as MEDLINSIQAKANISAVILFGSYAKGAAAKKSDIDVLVVGKVKTGIDKIAKEIYAKYGKEINMVMMASNEFKKQRDKAIIREIVNNHYVLHGAEKFVNLAFK; from the coding sequence TTGGAGGATCTTATTAATTCTATACAGGCAAAAGCAAACATAAGCGCGGTTATCTTGTTTGGATCATATGCAAAAGGCGCAGCAGCAAAAAAGAGCGATATTGATGTGTTGGTTGTGGGCAAAGTAAAAACCGGGATTGATAAAATAGCAAAAGAAATATATGCGAAATACGGAAAGGAAATTAATATGGTGATGATGGCATCTAATGAATTTAAAAAACAAAGGGATAAAGCCATAATCAGAGAGATTGTAAATAATCATTATGTGCTGCATGGGGCAGAAAAATTTGTTAATTTGGCGTTCAAATGA
- a CDS encoding GNAT family N-acetyltransferase has protein sequence MTFKIRKSRTTDAEDLARLYFQFWVPHKKVDPLLEFEKKLTLKNQIEFAKKNIRKRSNHIFVAEMDGKVIGFIEFFIKKNEDCFKIKKYGYLNSATTHKDYRGKGVAKALTNVALKFFKDKGIKYVRTNVYNSNEIAMKTWTKIGFEPQSTFLIKRIK, from the coding sequence ATGACATTTAAAATTAGAAAATCAAGAACAACTGATGCAGAAGATTTAGCTAGATTATATTTTCAATTCTGGGTACCTCATAAGAAAGTTGATCCATTATTGGAATTTGAAAAGAAGTTGACTTTAAAAAATCAAATAGAATTTGCTAAAAAAAATATAAGAAAAAGAAGCAATCATATTTTTGTTGCGGAGATGGATGGAAAAGTTATTGGTTTTATTGAATTTTTTATTAAAAAAAATGAAGATTGTTTCAAAATCAAAAAATATGGTTACCTAAATTCAGCTACGACACATAAAGATTATAGGGGAAAAGGAGTAGCAAAAGCATTGACTAATGTTGCATTGAAATTTTTTAAAGACAAAGGAATAAAATATGTAAGAACAAATGTTTATAATTCCAATGAAATTGCTATGAAAACATGGACTAAAATAGGTTTTGAACCTCAATCAACTTTTTTAATCAAAAGAATAAAATGA